A single Mangrovimonas sp. YM274 DNA region contains:
- a CDS encoding biotin-dependent carboxyltransferase family protein translates to MIKVLKSGLYTSVQDLGRFGQASFGVPMSGVMDMQSAKFANVLLGNPEHAAVLEITMVGPELEFTEATSICIVGAEMSPKVNGAAVKNNMAINVFKGDRLTFGRLQKGMRCYLAVLGGVQTESVLGSRSMYWPVTLQSRLEKGDELKLVEMKKHSLERHAVVRFDDSYVVSETLEVFEGPEFNELSKEQQTILFSKTFTISNHNSRMAYQLNETLQNSLNAIITAPVLPGTVQLTPSGQLIVLMRDCQTTGGYPRVLQLTEASINSLAQKTTGNTIRFRLKPWNLNR, encoded by the coding sequence ATGATTAAGGTTCTAAAGTCAGGATTGTATACTTCGGTTCAAGATTTGGGCAGGTTTGGGCAAGCTAGTTTTGGAGTACCTATGTCTGGTGTTATGGATATGCAATCTGCAAAGTTTGCGAATGTACTTTTAGGGAATCCGGAACATGCGGCTGTTTTGGAGATTACCATGGTAGGTCCAGAATTGGAATTTACAGAGGCGACGAGTATTTGTATTGTTGGAGCTGAAATGAGCCCCAAGGTTAACGGAGCAGCTGTTAAAAACAATATGGCTATTAACGTTTTTAAAGGAGATCGATTGACTTTTGGACGATTGCAAAAGGGGATGAGGTGCTATTTGGCGGTTTTGGGAGGTGTTCAAACAGAATCCGTATTGGGAAGTCGGAGTATGTATTGGCCAGTGACGCTACAAAGTAGACTTGAAAAGGGAGATGAGTTGAAGCTTGTGGAAATGAAGAAACATTCTTTAGAAAGGCATGCAGTTGTTAGGTTTGATGACTCCTATGTTGTTTCGGAGACTTTGGAGGTTTTTGAAGGGCCAGAGTTCAATGAGCTCTCCAAAGAGCAACAAACCATCTTGTTTTCAAAAACATTTACAATTTCGAACCATAACAGCCGTATGGCCTATCAGTTGAATGAAACCCTTCAAAATAGTTTAAACGCCATTATAACCGCTCCTGTGCTCCCTGGAACGGTGCAATTGACACCTTCTGGCCAGTTAATCGTATTGATGCGGGATTGTCAAACAACGGGAGGCTATCCAAGGGTGTTGCAGCTTACGGAAGCTTCTATCAATTCATTGGCTCAGAAAACTACAGGTAATACCATAAGATTTCGTTTGAAACCATGGAATTTGAATCGTTAA
- the pxpB gene encoding 5-oxoprolinase subunit PxpB: MKGFQLKFLPFNERSILVEWPSRIDEDVLKDVLLFKNIIQKNLSKVVVEVIQSYNSLLVIYDSTIDDFNGEIWKLKSLSESQVDDVNLESLVWEIPVCYDTKFGLDLNEISEEKKLTKQEVIQLHSQPFYTVYFIGFLPGFLYLGGLDHQLQFPRKSKPRMKVEKGALAIGGHQTGIYPNESPGGWNIIGNSPLEFFNPQQSPPCFVKAGDQVQFVPIDIQEYEKIKRDVDLGVCQPKFRKRL; this comes from the coding sequence ATGAAGGGTTTTCAGTTGAAGTTTTTACCTTTCAATGAACGTTCTATTTTAGTGGAATGGCCTTCTCGTATTGATGAAGATGTGTTAAAAGATGTACTTTTGTTTAAAAATATTATTCAGAAAAATCTTTCTAAAGTTGTTGTTGAGGTAATCCAATCATATAATTCATTATTAGTTATTTATGATTCAACTATTGATGATTTCAATGGTGAAATCTGGAAGTTGAAATCATTGAGTGAATCGCAAGTTGATGATGTAAATTTGGAATCTTTGGTTTGGGAAATTCCAGTCTGCTATGATACTAAATTTGGTTTAGATTTGAACGAAATTTCAGAAGAAAAAAAGTTGACAAAACAAGAAGTAATCCAACTGCATTCCCAACCATTTTACACGGTTTATTTTATCGGGTTTTTACCCGGATTTTTATACTTGGGAGGATTGGATCATCAGCTTCAGTTTCCACGAAAATCCAAACCGAGAATGAAGGTCGAAAAAGGAGCGCTGGCCATAGGTGGCCATCAAACCGGAATTTACCCAAATGAAAGTCCGGGAGGGTGGAATATTATTGGAAATTCTCCCTTAGAATTTTTTAATCCGCAGCAATCGCCGCCCTGTTTTGTAAAAGCGGGGGATCAAGTTCAGTTTGTTCCAATAGACATTCAGGAGTACGAAAAGATAAAAAGGGATGTGGATCTTGGAGTGTGTCAGCCTAAATTTAGAAAGCGGTTATGA
- the pxpA gene encoding 5-oxoprolinase subunit PxpA: MSRFVVDINADVGEGLGNEAQLMPYISSCNIACGGHAGDEESMRAVVKLAKLYKVKVGAHPSYPDKENFGREPIKISCADLYTSLKKQVRSLTAVLYQENVPLHHIKPHGALYNKVAVDVKTAQVIIEVVKSIAMPVALYVPYKSVIADLASKENIKVTYEAFADRNYNDDLTLVSRKEPEAIIETTEAVFDHVYNMILTQKVRTVSGFEMDLKADTFCVHGDHPKAVQILQELTAKLKVNNVKIL, from the coding sequence ATGAGTCGTTTTGTTGTAGATATTAATGCGGATGTAGGTGAGGGTTTAGGCAACGAAGCGCAGTTGATGCCTTATATTTCGTCATGTAACATAGCCTGTGGTGGGCATGCTGGAGATGAGGAGAGTATGCGGGCTGTGGTGAAGTTGGCCAAATTGTATAAAGTAAAGGTGGGGGCACATCCTTCATATCCGGACAAAGAGAATTTTGGTCGTGAACCCATAAAGATTTCCTGCGCAGATTTATATACCTCCCTTAAAAAACAGGTAAGGAGTTTAACAGCGGTTCTGTATCAAGAAAATGTACCGTTGCACCATATCAAACCTCATGGTGCCTTGTACAATAAAGTAGCTGTTGATGTAAAAACAGCTCAGGTAATTATTGAGGTGGTTAAAAGCATTGCGATGCCGGTTGCTCTATATGTGCCCTATAAGTCGGTGATTGCCGATTTGGCCTCAAAGGAAAATATTAAGGTGACTTATGAGGCTTTTGCCGATAGGAATTACAATGATGATTTGACCTTGGTGTCCAGAAAGGAACCTGAGGCTATTATTGAAACTACAGAAGCTGTTTTTGATCATGTCTACAACATGATTTTAACGCAAAAAGTAAGGACTGTTTCTGGTTTTGAAATGGATTTAAAAGCCGATACGTTTTGTGTTCACGGCGACCATCCAAAAGCAGTACAAATACTTCAAGAATTGACTGCCAAATTAAAAGTGAATAATGTGAAAATTTTATGA
- a CDS encoding Nramp family divalent metal transporter, with protein MSKWLKNIGPGPLVAAAFIGPGTVTVCTIAGVQFGLDLLWAMVFSIVATIVLQEMAARLGIVTQKGLADVLQSEIKNKLAKRFLVLLVLSAIVVGNTAYEAGNISGAVLGLEAVFGKINLQFLGFSINLHVILVGILAFLLLFQGSYKLLEKVLLAMVILMSVSFLAVAVVTRPNIVDIIKGIIMLKSPEGSLMTIVGLIGTTVVPYNLFLHASLAKEKWKDKESLKFARIDTGIAVVLGGMVSMCVIIAASAVNGLEVTNASDLAKSLEPLFGSFSKYVISVGLFAAGITSAITAPLAAAYVACGCFGWPSNLKSIRFKVVWSVVLLVGVLVSMGGFNLIEIIRFAQFSNGLLLPLIAGFLLWAMNRATLLGTYKNSMFQNSMGMIILVVTILLGLKSILKVLQVV; from the coding sequence ATGAGTAAGTGGCTTAAGAACATTGGCCCAGGGCCTTTGGTAGCAGCTGCCTTTATTGGGCCTGGAACAGTAACCGTATGTACCATTGCAGGGGTTCAGTTTGGTCTGGATTTGTTGTGGGCTATGGTTTTTTCTATTGTGGCTACCATAGTATTGCAGGAAATGGCAGCTCGTCTAGGTATTGTGACGCAAAAGGGATTGGCAGATGTGTTGCAGAGTGAGATAAAGAACAAATTGGCTAAACGATTTTTAGTGCTTTTGGTGTTATCCGCGATTGTTGTCGGCAATACGGCTTATGAAGCCGGAAATATTAGTGGTGCTGTGTTGGGATTGGAGGCTGTGTTTGGAAAAATAAATCTTCAGTTTTTAGGATTTTCTATTAATCTCCATGTAATCCTCGTTGGAATTTTAGCCTTTTTGTTGTTGTTTCAGGGAAGTTATAAGTTGTTGGAGAAAGTTCTTTTGGCAATGGTCATTCTTATGAGTGTGTCGTTTTTGGCTGTTGCAGTTGTGACTCGTCCCAATATAGTGGACATCATAAAAGGGATTATCATGCTTAAGAGCCCTGAAGGAAGTTTGATGACCATTGTGGGGCTTATAGGGACCACTGTGGTGCCTTATAATTTGTTTTTGCACGCCTCATTGGCGAAAGAGAAATGGAAAGATAAAGAGAGCTTAAAATTCGCGAGAATAGACACGGGTATTGCTGTGGTGTTAGGAGGAATGGTTTCTATGTGTGTAATTATTGCAGCATCGGCCGTAAACGGCTTGGAGGTGACTAATGCAAGCGATTTAGCAAAAAGCTTGGAGCCCTTGTTTGGATCCTTTTCAAAATATGTCATTTCCGTAGGCCTATTTGCAGCAGGAATCACTAGTGCTATTACGGCGCCTTTGGCAGCAGCTTATGTGGCCTGTGGGTGTTTTGGGTGGCCTTCCAATTTAAAATCGATTCGATTTAAAGTAGTTTGGAGTGTTGTTTTGTTAGTTGGAGTTTTAGTTTCGATGGGAGGTTTTAATTTAATAGAAATCATTCGTTTTGCTCAATTTTCAAACGGATTGTTGTTGCCGTTAATCGCTGGGTTTTTACTATGGGCTATGAATAGAGCGACTTTGTTGGGGACTTACAAGAATTCCATGTTTCAAAATAGTATGGGAATGATTATCTTAGTTGTGACCATTCTTTTAGGGTTGAAAAGTATATTGAAAGTTTTACAAGTGGTATAA
- a CDS encoding DUF2891 domain-containing protein — MKQYYVVMALAVVFSCKNPSGENKQVAKEIAREKTEKAPVLNLEEARRLSQMPLHCMDTEYPNKLNQVIGSEEDLQSPKALHPAFYGCFDWHSAVHGHWSLVSLLKRVPELEGASEIKGKLLGHISKENIAQEVAYFYGEHNKTYERTYGWAWLLKLAEELHTWDDPVAKELESNLQPLTDLIVTKYLEFLPKLNYPIRVGEHPNTAFGLSFAYDYALSVGHIALKEMIEGRAKDFYMNDQGCPLSWEPGGFDFLSPCLEEAALMKRILPKETFKPWLADFLPQLVASNFALEVGKVSDRSDGKLVHLDGVNFSRAWSLMKISEGIPEYQYLQNIAYKHINHSLPSIVGDSYEGGHWLGSFAIYALNSVHE; from the coding sequence ATGAAACAATATTATGTTGTAATGGCGCTTGCTGTGGTGTTCTCCTGCAAGAATCCGTCAGGTGAAAATAAGCAAGTAGCTAAAGAAATAGCCCGAGAAAAAACAGAAAAAGCACCTGTGCTAAATCTTGAAGAAGCCAGAAGGCTATCCCAAATGCCCTTGCATTGTATGGACACCGAATATCCCAATAAATTAAATCAGGTGATTGGAAGTGAGGAGGATTTGCAATCCCCAAAGGCATTGCATCCCGCATTTTATGGCTGTTTCGATTGGCATTCGGCGGTACATGGGCATTGGAGTTTGGTGAGTTTGTTGAAGAGGGTTCCTGAGTTGGAAGGTGCTTCAGAGATAAAAGGAAAGCTACTGGGGCATATTTCTAAAGAGAACATTGCTCAAGAAGTCGCTTATTTTTATGGCGAACATAACAAGACTTATGAACGGACTTATGGTTGGGCGTGGTTGTTGAAATTAGCAGAGGAGCTTCATACTTGGGATGATCCAGTTGCCAAAGAGTTAGAGAGTAATCTACAGCCATTGACAGATTTAATCGTGACAAAATATTTGGAGTTTCTTCCCAAATTGAACTATCCCATTAGGGTAGGAGAGCACCCAAACACTGCCTTTGGCTTATCCTTTGCCTATGATTATGCTTTAAGTGTGGGGCATATAGCTTTGAAAGAGATGATTGAGGGTAGAGCCAAGGATTTTTATATGAATGATCAAGGGTGCCCTTTATCATGGGAACCGGGAGGTTTTGATTTTTTGTCGCCTTGTTTGGAAGAGGCTGCTTTAATGAAGCGAATTTTGCCAAAAGAAACCTTTAAACCATGGTTGGCTGACTTTTTACCGCAACTAGTAGCGTCTAATTTTGCTTTAGAGGTAGGTAAGGTGTCCGACCGTTCTGATGGAAAATTGGTGCACTTGGATGGCGTGAATTTTTCAAGAGCTTGGAGTTTGATGAAAATATCAGAAGGCATTCCAGAATATCAATATTTACAGAACATCGCCTATAAACATATCAATCATTCGTTGCCCTCTATTGTTGGGGATAGTTATGAAGGTGGGCACTGGTTGGGAAGTTTTGCTATTTATGCATTGAATTCTGTTCATGAGTAA
- a CDS encoding YifB family Mg chelatase-like AAA ATPase, whose product MLKKVYGSAVFGVEATTVTVEVNVDNGIGYHLVGLPDNAIKESNFRIAAALQNNGYKIPGKKIIINMSPADLRKEGSAYDLTLAIGILAASSQIKAEALESYLIMGELSLDGTLQPIKGALPIAVKAREEGFKGFILPSQNAKEAAIVNDLEVFGVDNITQVINFFDKEEPLEQTIINTREKFYKNLEFPEFDFADVKGQEGIKRCMEIAAAGGHNIILIGPPGAGKTMLAKRLPSILPPMTLSEALETTKIHSVVGRVKEHTGLMSQRPFRSPHHTISNVALVGGGSYPQPGEISLSHNGVLFLDELPEFKREVLEVMRQPLEDREVTISRAKFTVTYPSSFMLVASMNPSPSGYFNDPSAPVTSSPAEMQRYLSKVSGPLLDRIDIHIEVTPVPFEKLSDDRKGEASVDIRRRVTKAREMQSTRFKEYDNVHYNAQMNTKQIRNYCVLDEASKQLLKTAMERLNLSARAYDRILKVARTIADLEGSAEVQGAHISEAIQYRSLDREGWLG is encoded by the coding sequence ATGCTAAAAAAGGTCTATGGAAGTGCTGTGTTCGGAGTTGAGGCTACTACGGTTACGGTGGAAGTTAATGTGGACAACGGCATAGGGTATCACCTTGTGGGATTGCCCGATAACGCCATAAAGGAAAGTAATTTTAGAATTGCAGCAGCGCTTCAGAATAACGGCTATAAAATTCCAGGGAAAAAGATCATCATTAACATGTCTCCGGCAGATTTGCGAAAGGAAGGCTCTGCCTATGATTTGACTTTGGCCATTGGCATTTTGGCAGCTTCAAGTCAGATTAAAGCCGAAGCTCTGGAATCATATTTGATTATGGGAGAATTGTCTTTGGATGGTACCTTGCAGCCTATAAAAGGGGCATTGCCCATTGCAGTGAAAGCTAGAGAGGAAGGCTTTAAAGGTTTTATTTTACCGAGTCAGAATGCTAAGGAAGCAGCCATTGTAAATGACTTGGAAGTGTTTGGAGTGGATAACATCACGCAGGTCATTAACTTTTTTGATAAGGAGGAACCTTTAGAGCAAACCATTATCAATACGCGTGAAAAGTTTTATAAAAACCTAGAGTTTCCTGAATTCGATTTTGCGGATGTCAAAGGGCAGGAAGGTATCAAGCGCTGTATGGAAATTGCGGCGGCAGGTGGGCATAACATTATTTTAATTGGGCCTCCCGGAGCAGGAAAGACCATGTTGGCAAAGCGTTTGCCTAGTATTTTGCCGCCTATGACCTTAAGTGAGGCCTTGGAAACCACAAAAATACACTCGGTAGTGGGGCGGGTGAAAGAACACACAGGGTTGATGTCACAACGGCCGTTTAGAAGCCCGCATCATACCATATCAAATGTTGCGCTTGTAGGCGGTGGGAGTTATCCGCAACCAGGTGAAATTTCATTGTCGCATAACGGAGTATTATTCTTGGATGAACTTCCAGAGTTTAAAAGAGAGGTATTGGAAGTGATGCGGCAGCCCTTGGAAGATCGGGAAGTGACCATTTCTAGGGCAAAGTTTACCGTGACCTATCCCAGCAGTTTTATGTTGGTGGCCAGTATGAATCCCAGTCCTAGTGGGTATTTTAATGATCCTAGTGCACCTGTGACCTCTTCTCCCGCAGAAATGCAGCGGTATTTGAGTAAGGTCTCAGGGCCTTTGTTAGATAGAATTGATATCCATATTGAAGTAACCCCAGTGCCTTTTGAAAAACTCTCCGATGACAGAAAGGGAGAGGCTTCCGTAGATATTAGAAGGCGCGTAACCAAGGCTAGGGAAATGCAATCGACACGCTTTAAGGAATATGATAATGTGCATTACAATGCGCAAATGAATACCAAACAAATCAGAAACTATTGTGTATTGGATGAGGCTTCCAAGCAGTTGTTAAAAACGGCTATGGAACGCTTGAACCTGTCTGCGCGGGCCTATGACCGTATTTTGAAAGTGGCAAGAACAATCGCCGATTTGGAAGGCAGTGCTGAGGTTCAGGGAGCTCATATTAGTGAGGCTATTCAATACAGAAGTTTGGATAGGGAAGGTTGGTTAGGGTGA
- a CDS encoding SLC13 family permease, with protein sequence MSTTKRIGFFLGPILFILIRLFFHSEGLSTEANGVLASTAWIAVWWITEAIPIAATALLPIVLFPLCGSLDIGSTTASFGHKYVFLYLGGFIIAIAIEKWNLHKRIALNIINLIGSNIHKIILGFMVATAFLSMWISNTATSVMMLPIGMAIINQLKDNPKTLKNENELFGKALMLAIAYSASIGGIATLIGTPPNLVLAGIVKSTYNYEITFLQWFLFGFPISVLMLFICWKYLTQVAFKFHQKEFPGGKEEIEKLLKSLGSISYEEKWVTAIFATTAFCWITRSFLLQNLLPGLDDTIIAILFALVLFFIPSKTKCEQLISWEDTQKLPWGIILLFGGGMALAKGFESSGLALWIGNQMTSLTGIATFLIILLLIAAVNFLTEITSNLATTAMLLPVLAPMALTVDMHPFILMVSAAVAASCAFMLPVATPPNAVVFGSGYLRIPDMVSKGVVMNLVSILIITLFVYFVLPELWDINLLGFPESLRLNPIPE encoded by the coding sequence ATGAGTACCACAAAACGCATTGGTTTCTTCCTTGGCCCGATTCTGTTTATTCTTATTCGCTTATTTTTCCATTCTGAAGGTCTTTCCACTGAAGCCAACGGTGTATTGGCATCCACCGCATGGATAGCCGTTTGGTGGATTACCGAAGCCATCCCCATTGCAGCCACCGCGCTTTTACCGATAGTTTTGTTTCCGCTTTGCGGCAGTTTGGACATAGGATCCACCACAGCATCCTTCGGCCATAAATATGTTTTTCTTTACTTGGGAGGTTTTATTATTGCCATTGCTATTGAAAAATGGAACCTCCATAAACGCATCGCCCTAAACATCATCAATCTTATTGGCTCCAACATTCATAAAATCATTTTGGGGTTTATGGTCGCCACCGCCTTTCTGTCTATGTGGATTTCCAATACAGCCACTTCTGTCATGATGCTCCCCATTGGTATGGCCATCATCAACCAGTTAAAGGACAATCCCAAAACCTTGAAAAATGAAAACGAGCTCTTTGGAAAAGCTTTAATGCTCGCCATTGCCTACAGCGCTTCCATTGGAGGCATCGCCACTTTGATTGGAACTCCTCCCAATTTGGTGTTAGCAGGCATTGTGAAGAGCACCTACAATTATGAAATTACCTTTCTACAGTGGTTTCTGTTTGGATTTCCCATTTCTGTTTTAATGCTTTTTATCTGTTGGAAATATCTAACCCAAGTAGCTTTTAAATTTCACCAAAAGGAATTTCCAGGAGGCAAAGAAGAAATCGAAAAACTTCTAAAATCACTAGGAAGCATTAGTTATGAAGAAAAATGGGTGACTGCAATTTTTGCGACTACAGCATTTTGCTGGATCACCAGATCCTTTTTACTTCAAAACCTACTGCCAGGGCTAGACGACACCATTATTGCTATCCTTTTTGCACTGGTATTATTCTTTATCCCCTCCAAAACCAAATGCGAACAATTGATTTCTTGGGAAGACACACAAAAACTCCCTTGGGGCATTATTCTTTTGTTTGGTGGCGGTATGGCTCTTGCCAAAGGCTTTGAAAGCAGCGGACTTGCTCTTTGGATCGGCAATCAAATGACCTCGCTAACAGGCATTGCAACCTTTCTTATAATATTACTTCTGATTGCGGCTGTTAATTTCTTAACTGAAATCACTTCCAACCTAGCCACAACCGCCATGTTGCTTCCCGTATTGGCCCCTATGGCCTTAACGGTAGACATGCATCCTTTTATCTTGATGGTTAGCGCAGCCGTAGCGGCATCTTGTGCCTTTATGCTTCCGGTTGCAACACCTCCTAACGCAGTTGTTTTCGGGTCTGGTTATTTAAGAATTCCCGACATGGTAAGTAAAGGGGTTGTAATGAATTTGGTATCCATTCTCATCATCACACTGTTTGTCTATTTTGTGCTTCCTGAGCTTTGGGATATCAACCTCTTAGGCTTTCCTGAAAGTTTAAGGCTTAATCCAATCCCTGAATAA
- a CDS encoding YheT family hydrolase encodes MPILHSDYKPPVLLKNGFVSTVYSGLIRKVKGVEQERERITLSDGDFLDLDWSYAETKTDKLIIVLHGLEGNAQRPYMTGVAKLCNANTIDAVCVNFRGCSGEDNLKFYSYHSGATNDLDEIIQHILKTKSYSQIFFHGVSLGGNIVLKYLGEREELVPEIKAGVAVSVPCYLQGSAEELHTFKNVLFHDRFKRHLLNKLKVKQLRYSEELNDAVLQSIKTLSDFDDVYTSRAHGFKDAVDYYEQCSSLQFLKGIKVPTLIINALNDSFLSPECYPVKDAKENPNIYLEMPKHGGHVGFCLRNGFYYNEKRTLEFIQGLD; translated from the coding sequence ATGCCTATTCTTCATTCGGACTATAAACCACCTGTGTTATTAAAAAACGGATTTGTCTCTACGGTTTATTCCGGATTGATTCGTAAAGTGAAAGGCGTGGAGCAGGAACGTGAACGCATTACTTTGTCCGATGGCGATTTTTTGGATTTGGATTGGAGCTACGCCGAAACCAAAACTGACAAACTCATAATTGTTTTACATGGTCTGGAAGGGAATGCACAACGCCCTTATATGACAGGTGTTGCCAAATTATGCAATGCCAATACTATTGACGCCGTTTGTGTGAATTTCAGAGGTTGTAGTGGGGAGGATAACTTAAAATTCTATTCCTATCATTCTGGAGCGACCAATGATTTGGATGAGATCATTCAGCATATTTTGAAAACCAAATCCTATTCACAGATATTTTTCCATGGCGTGAGTCTTGGTGGAAACATAGTGCTTAAGTATTTGGGCGAACGAGAAGAATTGGTCCCTGAAATTAAGGCTGGAGTTGCGGTGTCTGTGCCTTGTTATCTTCAAGGGTCGGCCGAGGAATTACATACCTTTAAAAATGTTCTTTTTCACGATCGATTCAAAAGACATTTGCTCAATAAATTAAAGGTGAAACAGCTAAGATATTCGGAAGAGTTGAATGATGCTGTATTACAGTCCATTAAAACATTAAGTGATTTTGATGACGTTTATACTTCAAGAGCACATGGTTTTAAGGATGCGGTGGATTATTATGAACAATGCAGTAGTTTACAATTCTTAAAAGGTATTAAAGTTCCGACTTTAATCATCAATGCACTGAATGATTCGTTTTTATCACCGGAATGTTACCCTGTAAAAGATGCCAAGGAAAATCCTAATATTTATTTGGAGATGCCCAAGCATGGAGGTCATGTAGGCTTCTGTTTGAGAAATGGGTTTTATTATAATGAAAAACGGACTTTAGAGTTTATTCAGGGATTGGATTAA
- the ade gene encoding adenine deaminase, which produces MVLQGQIVDIPNRRIFKGEVTIRDGKIFSIEEKEHGIEHFILPGFVDAHIHIESSMLVPSEFARLAVCHGTVATVSDPHEIANVLGVEGVEFMIENGKQTPFKFNFGAPSCVPATNFESAGAVIDSEGIKTLLENPEIKYLAEMMNYPGVLFQDEGVLKKIALAKHYNKPVDGHAPGLRGDDLSTYINAGITTDHECFTYEEGLEKLQKGMKVLIREGSAAKNFEALIELLPDHCHNMMFCSDDKHPDDLIVGHINQLCARAIAKGHDVFNVLQIACVNPVKHYSLEVGLLQEGDIADCIVVEDLLNFKTLQTYIGGELVFDGKSLIEPITFKTPNNFEAEPKQISDFKIPSLAKQIRVIEALDGELVTNPLIEEALAVNGELVSNTEKDILKMTVVNRYENQKPALAFIKNFGLKEGAIASSVGHDSHNIIAVGVDDAALCKAVNLIIANKGGICVVSDKEEQVVPLPVAGIMSDQDGVSVGKAYAELSQKAKQLGSILHAPFMTLSFMALLVIPSLKLSDKGLFDGNAFKFVDLEL; this is translated from the coding sequence ATGGTATTACAGGGACAAATCGTAGATATTCCAAATAGAAGGATTTTTAAAGGGGAAGTCACCATACGGGATGGAAAGATTTTCTCTATTGAAGAAAAGGAACATGGCATTGAACATTTCATTCTTCCGGGTTTTGTAGATGCCCATATCCATATTGAAAGTTCCATGTTGGTGCCCAGTGAATTTGCCCGATTGGCAGTGTGTCATGGTACGGTGGCTACGGTGTCCGATCCTCACGAAATTGCCAATGTTTTAGGAGTGGAAGGTGTGGAATTCATGATTGAAAACGGTAAACAAACGCCCTTTAAGTTCAATTTTGGGGCTCCATCCTGTGTACCGGCAACTAATTTTGAATCGGCGGGAGCGGTCATCGATTCCGAAGGGATTAAAACACTTTTGGAAAATCCTGAGATAAAATATCTGGCCGAAATGATGAATTACCCCGGGGTGTTATTTCAAGATGAAGGGGTTCTTAAGAAAATTGCTTTGGCCAAACATTATAACAAACCTGTCGATGGACATGCGCCCGGATTGCGAGGAGACGATTTGTCTACCTATATAAATGCAGGAATTACTACCGATCATGAGTGCTTTACGTATGAAGAAGGTTTGGAGAAACTGCAGAAAGGCATGAAAGTGTTGATTCGGGAAGGTAGTGCCGCTAAGAATTTTGAAGCCTTGATAGAATTGTTGCCTGACCATTGTCACAACATGATGTTTTGTAGTGATGACAAACATCCAGACGATTTAATTGTTGGTCACATTAACCAGCTTTGCGCTAGAGCCATTGCCAAAGGTCATGATGTGTTTAACGTGTTGCAAATAGCTTGCGTGAATCCTGTGAAGCATTATAGCCTTGAGGTAGGATTGCTTCAAGAGGGAGATATAGCGGACTGCATCGTGGTGGAAGATTTGCTGAATTTTAAAACACTGCAAACCTATATTGGAGGTGAATTGGTTTTTGATGGAAAGAGCCTCATTGAGCCAATTACTTTTAAAACTCCTAACAACTTTGAGGCAGAGCCCAAACAAATTTCTGATTTCAAAATACCATCTTTAGCAAAACAAATTAGGGTCATTGAAGCCTTGGATGGCGAATTGGTAACTAACCCACTAATAGAAGAGGCCTTGGCGGTTAATGGTGAATTGGTATCCAATACTGAAAAGGATATCTTGAAAATGACCGTGGTGAATCGCTATGAAAACCAGAAACCAGCTTTGGCATTTATAAAGAATTTTGGCTTGAAAGAAGGGGCGATTGCTAGTTCTGTAGGTCATGATTCTCATAATATCATTGCCGTGGGAGTGGATGATGCTGCACTTTGTAAGGCTGTTAACCTAATCATAGCCAATAAAGGTGGGATTTGCGTTGTCTCTGATAAGGAAGAGCAGGTGGTGCCGCTTCCTGTGGCTGGAATCATGAGTGATCAAGATGGGGTGTCAGTAGGGAAAGCTTATGCCGAGTTAAGTCAAAAAGCAAAACAATTGGGCAGTATTTTGCATGCACCTTTTATGACCCTATCCTTTATGGCATTGTTGGTAATTCCGTCACTCAAACTGAGTGACAAAGGGCTTTTTGATGGCAATGCCTTCAAATTTGTGGATTTAGAACTGTAA